The Globicephala melas chromosome 13, mGloMel1.2, whole genome shotgun sequence genome includes a region encoding these proteins:
- the LOC115855216 gene encoding huntingtin-interacting protein 1-related protein isoform X6 has translation MESSSDKKNSSKILLVNKDAALPSEKDDFSPTSKLQRLLAESRQMVTDLELSTLLPISSENLSSTAKNAISISKAINTQEAPVKEKHARRIILGTHHEKGAFTFWSYAIGLPLPSSSILSWKFCHVLHKVLRDGHPNVLHDCQRYRSNIREIGDLWGHLHDRYGQLVNIYTKLLLTKISFHLKHPEFPAGLEVTDEVLEKAAGTDVNNVFQLTVEMFDYMDCALKLSESVFRQLNTAIAVSQMSSGQCRLAPLIQVIQDCSPLYHYTVKLMFKLHSCLPADTLQGHRDRFHEQFHSLRNFFRRASDMLYFKRLIQIPRLPEGPPNFLRASALAEHIKPVVVIPEEAPEDEEPENLIEIGSGPPAAEPAVVADLFEQTFGPPNGSMKDDRDLQIETLKREVETLRTELDKIQLEAQRYMAQLKGQVNALEAELEEQRKQKQKALVDNEQLRHEVARLRAAQLEGERHQGLREEAEKKASATEARYNKLKEKHSELITTHAELLRKNADTAKQLTVTQQSQEEVARVKEQLAFQVEQVKRESEMKLEEQSDQLEKLKRELEAKAGELVRAQAALSHAEQSGLELSSRLDTLSAEKDTLSSEVRQRQAELVAAQSLVREKEAALDQEQQRSSRERGELQGRLADKESQEQGLQRRLLDEQFAMLRGTAAEAERILQDAVGKLDDPLHLRCTSSPDYLVSRAQAALDAVSTLEKGHAQYLISRADASALVAALTRFSHLAADTIVHGSATSHLAPTDPADRLIDTCRECGVRALELVRQLQDQQALLQAQPSLVQTPLQGILQLGQELKPKILDVRQEELGAVVDKEMAATSAAIEDAVRRIEDVMNQARHASSGVKLEVNERILNSCTDLMKAIRLLVTTSTSLQKEIVESGRGAATQQEFYAKNSRWTEGLISASKAVGWGATQLVESADRVVLHTGKYEELIVCSHEIAASTAQLVAASKVKADKHSPHLSRLQECSRAVNEMAASVVASTRSGQEQIEDRDTMDFSGLSLIKLKKQEMETQVRVLELEKTLEVERVRLGELRKQHYMLAGAVGTPGADEPGRPSAAPRGGTSKKPPLAQKPSVAPRQDQQLDKKDGSYAAPLVNY, from the exons GCCATCAGCATCAGCAAAGCTATCAACACCCAGGAGGCCCCTGTGAAGGAGAAGCATGCCCGGC GCATCATCCTGGGCACTCACCACGAGAAGGGGGCCTTCACCTTCTGGTCCTATGCCATCGGGCTGCCGCTTCCTAGCAGCTCCATCCTCAGCTGGAAGTTCTGCCACGTCCTCCACAAGGTCCTTCGAGATGGGCACCCCAAC GTGCTGCACGACTGCCAGCGGTACCGGAGCAACATCCGGGAGATCGGAGACTTGTGG GGCCATTTACATGACCGATATGGGCAGCTGGTGAATATTTACACCAAACTCCTGCTGACCAAGATCTCCTTCCACCTCAAG CACCCCGAGTTCCCTGCGGGCCTGGAGGTGACAGACGAGGTGTTGGAGAAGGCCGCTGGGACCGACGTCAACAACGT CTTCCAGCTCACCGTGGAGATGTTCGATTACATGGACTGTGCGCTGAAGCTCTCTGAATCAG ttttccgGCAGCTCAACACGGCCATTGCCGTGTCCCAGATGTCCTCAGGCCAGTGCCGCCTGGCCCCCCTCATCCAGGTCATCCAGGACTGCAGCCCCCTCTACCACTACACGGTCAAGCTCATGTTCAAGCTGCACTCCT GCCTCCCGGCAGACACCCTGCAAGGCCACCGGGACCGGTTCCATGAGCAGTTTCACAG CCTCAGAAACTTCTTCCGCAGAGCCTCTGACATGCTCTACTTCAAGCGGCTCATCCAGATCCCCCGGCTGCCCGAG GGACCCCCCAACTTCCTGCGGGCCTCGGCGCTGGCCGAGCACATCAAGCCGGTGGTGGTGATTCCCGAGGAGGCCCCCGAGGACGAGGAGCCCGAGAACCTCATCGAGATCGGCTCGGGGCCCCCCGCCGCGGAACCAGCG GTGGTGGCTGACCTCTTTGAGCAGACATTTGGACCCCCGAATGGCTCCATGAAGGACGACAG GGACCTCCAGATAGAGACCTTGAAGAGGGAGGTGGAGACGCTCCGCACGGAGCTGGACAAGATCCAGCTGGAG GCGCAGCGGTACATGGCGCAGCTGAAGGGCCAGGTGAACGCGCTGGAGGCCGAGCTGGAGGAGCAGCGCAAGCAGAAGCAGAAGGCCCTGGTGGACAACGAGCAGCTGCGCCACGAGGTGGCCCGGCTGCGCGCCGCCCAGCTGGAGGGCGAGCGCCACCAGGGGCTGCGAGAGGAGGCGGAGA AGAAGGCCAGCGCCACCGAGGCGCGCTACAACAAGCTGAAGGAAAAGCACAGCGAGCTCATCACCACGCACGCCGAGCTGCTCCGGAAG AACGCAGACACGGCCAAGCAGCTGACGGTGACACAGCAGAGCCAGGAGGAGGTGGCGCGGGTGAAGGAGCAGCTGGCCTTCCAGGTGGAGCAGGTGAAACGGGAGTCAGAGATGAAG CTGGAGGAGCAGAGTGACCAGCTGGAGAAGCTCAAGAGGGAGCTGGAGGCCAAGGCGGGAGAGCTGGTGCGGGCGCAGGCGGCCCTGAGCCACGCGGAGCAG AGCGGGTTGGAGCTGAGCTCGAGGCTGGATACGCTGAGTGCGGAGAAGGACACACTGAGCAGCGAAGTGCGGCAGCGGCAGGCTGAGCTGGTGGCAGCCCAGAGCCTGGTGCGGGAGAAGGAGGCGGCGCTGGACCAGGAGCAGCAGCGCAGCTCCAGGGAGAGGGGCGAGCTGCAGGGGCGGCTGGCAGACAAG GAGTCTCAGGAGCAGGGGCTGCAGCGCAGGCTGCTGGATGAGCAGTTCGCCATGCTGCGGGGCACCGCTGCCGAGGCCGAGCGCATCCTACAGGACGCCGTGGGCAAGCTAGACGACCCCCTGCACCTGCGCTGCACCAGCTCTCCGG ACTACCTGGTGAGCAGGGCCCAGGCTGCCCTGGATGCCGTGAGCACCCTGGAGAAGGGCCACGCCCAATACCTGATCTCCAGGGCAG ACGCCTCTGCCCTTGTGGCAGCCCTGACCCGGTTCTCCCACCTGGCCGCGGACACCATCGTCCACGGCAGTGCCACCTCCCACCTGGCCCCCACTGACCCTGCTGACC GCCTGATCGACACCTGCAGGGAGTGTGGAGTGCGGGCGCTGGAGCTCGTGAGGCAGCTGCAGGATCAGCAGGCTCTGCTgcaggcccagcccagcctggtgCAGACCCCCCTGCAGGGCATCCTTCAGCTGGGCCAG GAGCTGAAGCCCAAGATCCTGGACGTGCGTCAGGAGGAACTCGGGGCTGTGGTGGACAAGGAGATGGCGGCCACGTCTGCGGCCATCGAAGATGCGGTGCGGAGAATCGAG GACGTGATGAACCAGGCCCGCCATGCCAGCTCTGGGGTGAAGCTGGAGGTGAATGAGAG GATCCTCAACTCCTGCACAGACCTGATGAAG GCCATCCGGCTCCTGGTGACAACATCCACGAGCCTGCAGAAGGAGATCGTGGAGAGCGGCAGG GGGGCAGCCACGCAGCAGGAATTTTACGCCAAGAATTCCAGGTGGACAGAAGGCCTCATCTCCGCCTCCAAGGCCGTGGGCTGGGGAGCCACGCAGCTGGT GGAGTCAGCTGACAGGGTGGTGCTTCACACGGGCAAGTACGAGGAGCTCATCGTCTGCTCCCACGAGATCGCGGCCAGCACAGCCCAGCTGGTGGCGGCCTCCAAG GTGAAGGCCGACAAGCACAGCCCACACCTGAGTCGCCTGCAGGAATGCTCACGCGCCGTCAATGAGATGGCCGCCAGCGTGGTGGCCTCCACCAGGTCGGGCCAGGAGCAGATCGAGGACAGAG ACACCATGGACTTCTCCGGCCTCTCCCTCATCAAGCTGAAGAAGCAGGAGATGGAGACCCAG GTGCGGGTCCTGGAGCTGGAGAAGACGCTGGAGGTGGAGCGCGTGCGGCTGGGCGAGCTGCGGAAGCAGCACTACATGCTGGCCGGGGCCGTGGGGACGCCCGGTGCGGATGAGCCCGGCCGGCCCAGCGCTGCCCCCCGCGGTGGGACCTCCAAGAAGCCGCCCCTGGCCCAGAAGCCCAGCGTGGCCCCCAGGCAGGACCAGCAG CTTGACAAAAAGGATGGCAGCTACGCGGCTCCACTCGTCAACTACTAG